From one Electrophorus electricus isolate fEleEle1 chromosome 20, fEleEle1.pri, whole genome shotgun sequence genomic stretch:
- the LOC113583811 gene encoding aminoacylase-1A isoform X2, producing MLPDQDGPSGVGGSQDSRETGEDPSVSLFREYLRLKTVHPEPDYDAALTFLSRMSVELGLPMKKVEVCSGRVVAIITWTGTNPALKSILLNSHTDVVPVYPDCWKHDPFAAVKDVDGNIYGRGAQDMKCVTIQYIEAIRRLKAAGKTFARTIHMMFVPDEEVGGHKGMESFIKHPEFQKLNVGFALDEGLANPTEDFTVFYGERNPWWVTIRCPGSPGHGSRFVENTAAEKLRRVINSFLDFREKEKHRLDMSECFTLGDVTTVNMTMVNGGVAYNVVPAEMDVSFDLRIPPTVNLQEFEEQIEAWCKEAGEDVSYNFAQKFMHQNTTSTEDSDPWWRAFSSTCKAMSMTLKKEIFPAATDSRFIRAVGLPAIGFSPMNLTPILLHDHNEFLNEQVFLRGIDVYERLVPVLACMPPLTIEG from the exons atgttGCCCGATCAGGATGGTCCAAGTGGCGTAGGAGGGAGCCAGGACAGCAGGGAGACAGGCGAGGACCCCTCCGTTTCTCTGTTCAGGGAGTACCTCCGTCTGAAGACCGTCCACCCGGAACCAGACTACG atgcTGCTCTCACGTTTCTCAGCAGGATGTCTGTGGAGCTTGGTTTGCCAATGAAGAAAGTGGAG GTGTGTTCCGGTAGAGTAGTGGCCATTATTACATGGACAGGCACAAATCCAGCTCTGAAATCTATCCTCCTCAATTCTCACACTGACGTAGTCCCTGTCTATCCG GATTGCTGGAAGCATGATCCATTTGCAGCTGTGAAGGACGTGGATGGGAACATCTATGGTCGAGGAGCTCAGGACATGAAATGCGTCACCATCCA GTATATCGAAGCCATTCGCCGTTTAAAGGCTGCAGGGAAGACATTTGCACGCACCATTCACATGATGTTTGTCCCAG ATGAAGAGGTTGGAGGTCACAAAGGAATGGAGTCATTTATAAAGCACCCTGAGTTTCAGAAGCTCAATGTAGGCTTTGCCCTGGATGAAG GTCTTGCCAATCCTACTGAAGATTTCACTGTGTTCTACGGAGAGAGAAACCCCTGGT GGGTCACCATTCGCTGTCCAGGTAGTCCAGGCCATGGCTCCAGGTTTGTTGAGAACACAGCCGCAGAAAAGCTG CGCAGGGTCATCAACTCATTTCTGGACTttagggagaaagagaaacatcg GTTGGACATGAGTGAGTGTTTCACGCTCGGTGATGTCACCACTGTTAATATGACGATGGTGAATGGAGGCGTGGCTTACAATGTAGTGCCTGCTGAGATGGATGTCAGCTTTGACCTAAGAATTCCACCCACTGTCaatctacag GAGTTTGAGGAGCAGATTGAGGCATGGTGTAAAGAGGCAGGGGAGGATGTTTCATATAACTTTGCGCAG AAATTTATGCACCAGAACACCACATCCACCGAGGACAGTGACCCCTGGTGGAGAGCTTTTAGTTCCACCTGCAAAGCCAT GAGCATGACGTTGAAGAAGGAGATTTTCCCAGCGGCCACAGACAGCCGCTTCATCAGAGCA GTGGGGCTGCCAGCCATTGGTTTCTCCCCGATGAACCTCACTCCCATTCTGCTGCACGACCACAATGAGTTCCTCAACGAACAAGTCTTCTTGCGAGGCATTGATGTGTACGAGAGACTGGTGCCTGTTCTCGCTTGCATGCCTCCCCTGACCATTGAGGGCTAG
- the LOC113583811 gene encoding aminoacylase-1 isoform X1 — protein sequence MLPDQDGPSGVGGSQDSRETGEDPSVSLFREYLRLKTVHPEPDYDAALTFLSRMSVELGLPMKKVEVCSGRVVAIITWTGTNPALKSILLNSHTDVVPVYPDCWKHDPFAAVKDVDGNIYGRGAQDMKCVTIQYIEAIRRLKAAGKTFARTIHMMFVPDEEVGGHKGMESFIKHPEFQKLNVGFALDEGLANPTEDFTVFYGERNPWWVTIRCPGSPGHGSRFVENTAAEKLRRVINSFLDFREKEKHRLIIRLDMSECFTLGDVTTVNMTMVNGGVAYNVVPAEMDVSFDLRIPPTVNLQEFEEQIEAWCKEAGEDVSYNFAQKFMHQNTTSTEDSDPWWRAFSSTCKAMSMTLKKEIFPAATDSRFIRAVGLPAIGFSPMNLTPILLHDHNEFLNEQVFLRGIDVYERLVPVLACMPPLTIEG from the exons atgttGCCCGATCAGGATGGTCCAAGTGGCGTAGGAGGGAGCCAGGACAGCAGGGAGACAGGCGAGGACCCCTCCGTTTCTCTGTTCAGGGAGTACCTCCGTCTGAAGACCGTCCACCCGGAACCAGACTACG atgcTGCTCTCACGTTTCTCAGCAGGATGTCTGTGGAGCTTGGTTTGCCAATGAAGAAAGTGGAG GTGTGTTCCGGTAGAGTAGTGGCCATTATTACATGGACAGGCACAAATCCAGCTCTGAAATCTATCCTCCTCAATTCTCACACTGACGTAGTCCCTGTCTATCCG GATTGCTGGAAGCATGATCCATTTGCAGCTGTGAAGGACGTGGATGGGAACATCTATGGTCGAGGAGCTCAGGACATGAAATGCGTCACCATCCA GTATATCGAAGCCATTCGCCGTTTAAAGGCTGCAGGGAAGACATTTGCACGCACCATTCACATGATGTTTGTCCCAG ATGAAGAGGTTGGAGGTCACAAAGGAATGGAGTCATTTATAAAGCACCCTGAGTTTCAGAAGCTCAATGTAGGCTTTGCCCTGGATGAAG GTCTTGCCAATCCTACTGAAGATTTCACTGTGTTCTACGGAGAGAGAAACCCCTGGT GGGTCACCATTCGCTGTCCAGGTAGTCCAGGCCATGGCTCCAGGTTTGTTGAGAACACAGCCGCAGAAAAGCTG CGCAGGGTCATCAACTCATTTCTGGACTttagggagaaagagaaacatcg TCTCATTATCAGGTTGGACATGAGTGAGTGTTTCACGCTCGGTGATGTCACCACTGTTAATATGACGATGGTGAATGGAGGCGTGGCTTACAATGTAGTGCCTGCTGAGATGGATGTCAGCTTTGACCTAAGAATTCCACCCACTGTCaatctacag GAGTTTGAGGAGCAGATTGAGGCATGGTGTAAAGAGGCAGGGGAGGATGTTTCATATAACTTTGCGCAG AAATTTATGCACCAGAACACCACATCCACCGAGGACAGTGACCCCTGGTGGAGAGCTTTTAGTTCCACCTGCAAAGCCAT GAGCATGACGTTGAAGAAGGAGATTTTCCCAGCGGCCACAGACAGCCGCTTCATCAGAGCA GTGGGGCTGCCAGCCATTGGTTTCTCCCCGATGAACCTCACTCCCATTCTGCTGCACGACCACAATGAGTTCCTCAACGAACAAGTCTTCTTGCGAGGCATTGATGTGTACGAGAGACTGGTGCCTGTTCTCGCTTGCATGCCTCCCCTGACCATTGAGGGCTAG
- the abhd14a gene encoding protein ABHD14A — protein sequence MKMNFFRNRLVVLGLVLLATVLLYLLLPSIRQGSMEPSLYIQRMGLGPSPPPPPAASVNITVRTGQIPSDPPLFFREALPVDSAGRQTLPRLQVVLLHGQAFTSKTWEELSTLSVLAANGYQAIAMDLPGFGKSPASETVKTDQSRVDLLRRFLEALGVRAPVLLSPSMSGHYALPFLQRHSDQLRAFVPIAPVATRTLTTQEYQNIQTPTLIVYGELDTNLGAQSLKNLQHLPRHTVVRLAGARHACYMDKPREFHQALLDFLGKLD from the exons atgaaaatgaacttctTTCGTAATCGTCTGGTCGTACTTGGACTGGTGCTGCTTGCCACGGTCCTCCTGTACCTTCTGCTGCCTTCCATAAGGCAAGGCAGCATGGAGCCGTCCCTGTACATCCAGAGGATGGGTCTGGGGCCTTCCCCGCCGCCTCCGCCCGCGGCGTCTGTCAATATCACGGTACGCACTGGACAAATACCCAGTGATCCACCTCTGTTCTTCAGGGAGGCTTTGCCAGTCGATTCCGCCGGGAGGCAAACACTCCCGAG GCTGCAGGTTGTCCTCCTTCACGGCCAGGCCTTCACCTCAAAGACTTGGGAAGAGCTGAGCACGCTAAGCGTCCTTGCAGCCAATGGATATCAGGCCATCGCCATGGACCTTCCAG GATTCGGTAAATCTCCCGCCTCAGAGACCGTGAAGACGGACCAGAGCCGCGTGGATCTGCTGAGACGGTTTTTGGAAGCTCTGGGTGTGCGGGCCCCCGTGCTGCTTTCTCCGTCCATGAGCGGCCACTACGCCCTGCCCTTCCTCCAGAGACACAGCGACCAGCTGCGCGCCTTTGTACCCATCGCCCCTGTGGCCACTCGCACCCTCACCACCCAGGAGTACCAGAACATCCAG ACCCCGACTCTGATTGTATATGGGGAGCTGGACACAAACTTGGGTGCTCAGTCTCTGAAGAACCTACAGCACCTTCCACGGCACACAGTTGTCAGACTGGCTGGAGCCCGTCACGCCTGCTACATGGACAAGCCCCGAGAGTTCCACCAGGCCCTGCTGGACTTCCTTGGCAAACtcgactga
- the hyal2b gene encoding hyaluronidase-2 gives MGAMLLNRLLCLWLLSLNVLWTGLHGHELKSTRWPLFPQKPLLLAWNAPTEDCGPRHGIYFQLGQFQIVASPSEGFVKQNLTIFYKDRLGLYPYYEHDGTPVNGGLPQVASLTQHLEKIPEGMKKYIREPTAKGLAVLDWEEWRPLWIRNWDAKDIYRNQSRRLISSKNPGWTPEEVAKVAQQDFELSAQRFMLETLRVAKSLRPGQLWGFYLFPDCYNHDYRTSLSNYTGRCPEKEVKRNDQLSWLWTESTALFPSIYMGRMLRNRESGRQFVRNRVMEGMRLASTGDGLARPVFVYTRPTYTNELTLLTEMDLVSTIGESVSLGAAGVIFWGDSTYASSNVSCFSLSDYLRGPLGRYLLNVSTAAEQCSRLLCTSRGRCLRKHADTDTYLHLSPHTHRLELQGSRLVVHGQLGVEEQARLHQDFQCQCYSGYVGPGCTQADTADGTVFAHSAQLPGLLGALALVLLLQ, from the exons ATGGGAGCGATGCTGCTCAATCGATTGCTCTGCCTGTGGCTGCTCTCTCTGAACGTTTTGTGGACCGGCCTCCATGGCCATGAGCTCAAATCCACAAGATGGCCGCTGTTCCCCCAGAAGCCTTTGCTGCTGGCCTGGAACGCTCCGACGGAGGATTGCGGCCCTCGCCATGGCATCTACTTCCAGCTGGGTCAGTTCCAGATTGTGGCCTCGCCCAGCGAGGGCTTTGTTAAGCAGAACCTCACCATCTTTTACAAGGACCGATTGGGGCTGTACCCCTACTATGAGCATGATGGCACACCAGTCAATGGCGGCCTTCCCCAGGTAGCAAGCCTCACCCAGCACCTGGAAAAAATACCAGAAGGCATGAAAAAGTACATTAGAGAGCCGACGGCAAAGGGCCTGGCGGTCCTCGACTGGGAGGAATGGCGGCCCCTGTGGATACGCAACTGGGACGCTAAAGACATCTACCGCAACCAGTCGCGGCGACTGATCTCTTCCAAAAACCCTGGCTGGACACCGGAAGAGGTGGCCAAGGTAGCGCAGCAGGACTTTGAGCTGTCCGCACAGCGTTTCATGTTGGAGACCCTGCGCGTGGCCAAGAGCCTGCGTCCCGGCCAGCTGTGGGGCTTCTATCTGTTCCCTGACTGCTACAACCACGACTACCGCACCAGCCTGTCTAACTACACGGGTCGTTGCCCGGAAAAGGAGGTCAAACGGAATGACCAGCTCAGCTGGCTGTGGACAGAGAGCACAGCCCTGTTCCCTTCCATATACATGGGTCGGATGCTGAGGAACCGGGAGAGCGGACGGCAATTCGTCAGGAACCGGGTCATGGAGGGCATGCGGTTGGCCTCTACCGGCGATGGCCTCGCCCGACCTGTGTTCGTGTATACACGCCCCACCTATACTAATGAACTCACACTATTGACTGAG ATGGACTTGGTCTCTACTATAGGGGAGAGTGTATCTCTTGGGGCGGCTGGGGTTATCTTCTGGGGCGACTCCACCTATGCCAGCAGTAAT GTGAGCTGTTTCAGTCTGAGCGACTACCTGCGGGGTCCACTGGGCCGCTACCTCCTCAACGTGTCAACTGCGGCGGAGCAGTGCAGCCGGCTGCTGTGCACCTCTAGGGGGCGCTGCTTGCGCAAGCACGCCGACACAGACACCTACCTGCACCTGAGCCCCCACACCCACCGGTTGGAGCTGCAGGGCAGCCGGCTGGTGGTGCACGGGCAGCTAGGTGTGGAGGAGCAAGCCCGTCTGCACCAGGACTTCCAGTGCCAATGCTACAGTGGGTACGTGGGCCCCGGGTGCACTCAGGCCGATACTGCAGACGGGACCGTATTTGCCCACAGTGCGCAGCTGCCCGGCCTGCTGGGGGCGCTAGCACTGGTCCTGCTGCTACAGTAA